CGGGCCTACGGATCCACGCACCCAACCTAGACTGGCAGAGACACACGTtgttcacatttcatttcccGAAATTAGAGCACCAAGACCAAGGAGGagaggaagacgaagacgaagaagccCTTGAAGGTTGTTGGAAGCATTACCGACCATTTCCTTGCAGTCATTTGAATAAGGTAGCTCGCTTTGGGGAGTTACGAGAACGCGACAAAGAAACGGTGAAGGAACATATAAAAGTGCTCCATTATCGGACCGTGTCTCCCGAACGAACTCTTCGATCCCTGTTCTTCGAATTGGGGTGTTGGTCAACGGAAAGTACGTTCAAGagctgattgattgattgaggcCCCAGAGCGAATCCCAATCCACCCGTGAAGATGGCTCAAAATCCGTCGACCAAATTCACCGACAATTACGAACTCAAAGAAGAGCTTGGAAAGTAAGCCTTTGTTCGTcgtttcaaatattcgtagatTATGCATGTAGACTACCTTGGCAGAGCACATGTTCTCTTACACAAACACGATTATGCGGGGCATTTTTGTATGATTGGAGAGAGGTCATGGATCCAAGGCTTACAACAACACATGTTAGCTTTGGCAACTCAAATCAGAGGGTGAAAACGACCAAGATCAATTTCGTGTCCCCCGTTGGAGTCAAAAAATGGCGCTTATGGCAAGCAAACTGTGACTCTTAGAAGAGTGTTCCTCTATTGATTTACATGGATGGAAAAGATGTTTTGGTTGCGAGGAAGGAATCAATAACAAATTGgggaaagaggagaaaaaaataacatcacAGAGTAGATGCTCACAAGAGAGACGTGGCAACAACGTTTTTGAACGAttcatcaaaacaatttgaatagAAATGCAATGCCAACTAATCATCGTAGTAGAAAAGACCAAGGAATGAATCTGTCGATTCAGCCAAACAACCGCCCATTGACGTCCATGTGGTCTGATGCAGAACATAAAGCGGTTGTACACACAACATGTCTTCTCTTAATGTTGAGCTGTCACTAATCAAAGGCATTTATTTGCATGGGTTGTGCATTTTGTtagtcaaacaaaaatgtccaaaaatgcaCTTAACTCTCTAAAGTCGACTTGCATTTGTCCCCTTGGCTCTCTGGGTCATCTTGGGATAAATGTTCTGTGGCAGAAGCTTCAAGCATTCACATTATCCTCAATTGAAGTGAATCAAACAGCAAGATCTCTCAGAGCTGCACTCCTTCGAGAGATGTTCCAAAGACGTTCCTGTCCAAATATTGGTCTTGCCCTTGGAGGGAGCAAGCAAACAGTTCTGTAGATCCAATGATGAATTAGGATCCCTAGAGAGGGTCACCAAATTAATTACCAACGGGACCAGGGGTCATCATCAGGTCTGTAATTCTTTACAACCGACCTTCTTGGGTTACTTGGATTGTACTGGAGGAGTAGCAATAGCTGATTGTTCCAGTCCGTGTACCGTCAGAATGCTTTTGGAAACATCTTGGGCGCGTCTGAGAGATTTGTTAATGAAGCCAACACTGGGAACACTGGGAATCTGGGGGGAGGGCAATCATAAGATTGATCTGGTCGAGCTCATATGCAACATAAAGAAAACCATTAGAGACCCCCAAATATCTAGAGCGAGAGCTCAAACACACTCAATATTTACTACGTGGGTTACTTTTTCCCACTGGCTAGTTCCGTGGCAAGGGCAACTGTTTTTGGCGGCACAACAAGTCGATAAAGAACCTGATAAGGACTGAAAATGTTCCCTTTTTAAACTTGGCTGCATTTGCATCACGGTCCAGATACGTGAACCGCCTAAAGGTTGACAAATTTTAGATTTGTATAAGCAATGGTTCTACAATTTATGGCTCGAACAAATTTGCAACACAACAATTCTTGTTTCATTAACCCATGTCCATATGTCTCCACTTACATGTGGGCAAAAATTGATGGTATAATGATGTTACCGTTAATTACGAGgttagggggggggggaaccTTTTCAATAGGTTAGTACTGAAGGTCAGGTATTATCTGTCGATTTAGAATATATTGCCAATGAATTCCCGTCCAGTATTTAGATCTGGCTGTTTAAAGTCAATCCGGTGTGGAAAGAAGggagaaaagagaagagagatgtgtgtgtgtgtgtgtgtgtgtgtgtgtgcaggAAATGATGGGGAACAACTTTCTCCTCGGGAAGTCCCATTTCATGTCACACATTAACTAGACTCGGGCGGAGACGTCTATTGACTGATGTGGACAATCCGCAGCCTTCAAGGCAGACGGAAGGGGCAGAGGGAAGCAAAAGGCCAATACAAGTCGTGAAAGTGCGAAAGAGATCCTCGAAATGGACCTCAAGGTCGTTCATTAAGTATTCAGGTTGTTTCCTGGGTGATGCGGAAAGAACCCACTCAGATTGTATCCAGATTTTACTCCGGCTGAAACGGATGTAAATGGGACCTTCCCTCAAGGTCTTAAAAGCCCTATTAAAGTGGTTCTGCCGCAAAAGGTTCAGCGAGTTCTTGGCCTTGCACTTTTTGCAAGCACCTTCACTCATGAAAGTGGGATCCACCAttaaaccaaatcaaaaaaaaggGAACTGTTGGGGGTTCAAATTCAGGGAAGTTTTCAATTCCTCAAAGCAATTTTATGTGATGCCTAAATATACCCAAAACCATCCACATGTTGGAGTCCAGCCAAGATTAATGGCCCTTGTATACCATACTGAAGAGAGAAATTCAACCCTACGTCCATTGTTGTGGAGCCATTTAAGTATTTGCATGCGAAAAGACCCTTTCCTTTGTGCCCGAACTCCTTCAAAGGCTGTCGAAATATATATAATGCCCCCAACTTAGTgattccaaaccaaacaaccaaacgtgttttctcttttaatgcttgtttttttttaaacatccTTTGAATTTATTGGAttaaaatgaattaaattaTTTAAGACATATCAATAATAACTACAAATGTACActttaaaaaacattaaaTCATAAAACACATTGAAGTGTTTGGTTTGGGGCCCTAGTTATTGAATTAAAATGGAGAGAACAATCTGACCAAAAATAACtactaaaataaaaaagagttcATTCTTGCAATGAACAGACCTATTGCAAGTATAGTTAAGAAATGTTAACAATGACTACAAATGTACAATTAAAAGATATTAAATCATAAAACACATTTaagtgtttggtttggtttgggaCTCTTTCTATTGAATTAAAATAGATAGAATAATCTGACCAATAATAACtgctaaaataaaaaagagttcATTATTGCAATAAAAAGACCTATTGCAAGAAAGATTTCTATTGCCGGACCATTTCAAAGCTAATGGGAgcacaaaagttgtttctaACTCTCCAAGAAACCCTTACAAATCAGTCTACAAGCTTGAATCACAAAGGAGTTTTTCGATTTCGAGGAAGCCTATAAAAACAAGGCCAAATAGATATCAATGATTAATTTGGTTATTTGGTTTGATGggaaaccaaatattttggaaacaCTACACAAAAAGCCTGATAGACACAAACTGTGGAAGAGAAATGTGAGAGGCCATTGTGTTCGTCTCAAGGTACACAACCTCTTATTTAAGCATGAAAATGTTGTACCTATTTTGAACTTCCTAAAAAGTCAGTTGATGAGGCACGTGGTTCTAAAACTCAGAGACCTCAGGAGTCGGGCAGACAGGGCAGAAAATACTTGTTGAGCCATCCAAAAATTGTAACTCGATCAATATCATTCAAGTTGAACTAGAACCATATGAGAGTCctgagaaataaaaaaagaacttggatgtcattcaatttgatccaccTTTCAGGGGTGCCTTCTCAGTTGTCAGACGATGTGTTCAAAAGGCGACTGGTTTGGAATTCGCCTCCAAAATCATCAATACCAAGAAATTATCTGCCAGAGGTGAGTTTGGAATGCAATGCTGATCATGTGATCAATAAGGAATGGACTCCAAATATACGAAtgtatttcttttcttctctctaCAGACTTCCAGAAATTGGAACGAGAGGCTCGGATCTGCAGAAAACTGCAGCACCCAAATATAGGTAAAAACTTTATCTACCATCCTAACCAATCGAGAGCTCTAGGTAAGAACATCGCCGGCAAATTATGTCTCTGTGGCCAAAAAATGTCGCCGACTTATCCATTGCCATCGAAATATTGCCATAACTTCCAGACTTTTCCAGGAAAACTGTACCAGTACTGCTTCGATTGAGAAGCATGCCTATTCACGCAATTCACGCAACTTTCTGGCGATCTTTTGGTCGGCAATGTAAGATATTCTTGCGGCTCTATTTTGGGACAGGTCATGTGTTCGTCGGCGATCTTCTGACCCGGCCACACCCATCCAGAATGTTTTAACGAGGTTTCTTTCTCCTTCCATCTCTGTTCAGTCCGACTTCACGACAGTATCCAAGAGGAGAATTTCCATTACTTGGTATTCGACCTGTAAGTAATGACGTTCACGTATCCATTAGGATGAGCATTAAGTAGAGACAAGGAGCCTAATCTTGCTCtttatgaaaaataaaagctCGCTTTCGTTCGTGTTCATCATGCAATGTTATTAAGCGGTTCCCTTGGGATTTTATTTTCAGGGTGACCGGTGGAGAGCTCTTTGAAGATATCGTGGCTCGAGAATTCTACTCAGAAGCCGATGCATCTCATTGCATTCAACAGATCCTCGAGAGTGTTAACCACTGCCATCAAAATGGCGTTGTCCACAGAGATCTCAAGGTAAAACACTAAAACACAAGAACAATGTACATGGATGGACCAGGTTAGAAGGGATGGCTTGAGGCCGAGAAAAAGGGGTTTCAATTTCGCTCTCCAACCCAAGTTTACTCAAGGAAAATAATTTGACACTCGCACACAAGGAGTGAGAACCTGCAAACCAGTCTTTTCGGTCGGGAGTAGACCTCCAAGTCGATTGGAGCTCACTACAATGATCCTCCACCCGCATCAACTGCATCTGCCATTGGGGACTCATTTCAAAGACGTAATTGCTGTCCCCAAGGACAACCGGGAGGTGATCCGATCACAATTTCCAATCGCAATTCTGCAGAGACAAGCGGAACATCCTGCACCTTGAGAGGTCTACTCCAATAATTACCTCCTCTCCATCCACGTAGCTCTAAGACCAATTGCCGCTTGCTCCGCTTCCCAGGGTCATATAGCGTACACATGGTGGCCCTTTGGACGCCTTTCACGCACTGCCCTCTTTCCTTCTGCcgatctttctttctttctttccttctttccttcgttCTTTCGCTGTGCCTTGGTGACCTTCACTGTGCCAAAGGAAAGCAACAGTTTGCTCTGAAGGTCTTTGGCATATCGACCACTGACTGAACGGCCTCACTGTTtacttctcttctttccaCTGTACGTCCCTTGTTCTCGAGTCAATCCAGCTCTTCAAACATAGACTGAACTAATAATGTCTTCTGGAATGGAAGCAAGCTCAAATTTGCTCCATGACGACCCACCAAGGAACATTTCCTTCCCAAGTTTTTCTATCTAGGTTTTTGATACCGCAAGCTTTAGAGGAAAGGGGACAACTTGTTTTCCACTTGAAAGGAAAGTACCAGAACAATTTCGGGGAAGTGGCTCACTTGGTTTGAAAATGCTCACTTACCTAAACTCAACAAAACTTAACCTTCAACAATAGGCAGATTGAAGGTGGATAAGTTTCAATTAGAAAATGCCTTCCTTAAAAGTCCGTCCAAGGTACAAGGTTGAGggaattcaattttatttttcaacgAGACAGCGCCAAGGAAACGAAATCTGCCTTTGATCAATGCAggatttcaattccaaaatgcCAGAGCTCTTCCTCGGATGAAAGGCACTTTTTTACAATTGCTCTCAGGCATCTgaggaatttgatttttgttgtttgtttctggcaaatTTAATAAACATGTCATTCACAATGGGGAAGCCACATTCCTTTGAGAGATCCATCACCTTCTTCAACCAACATCCAAAGTtggtttcttgattttttttccgacCAGAAGTGATGCCTCCGTTGAATTAACCTGTCACTTTCATAACTGGATTATTCATGACTAACGCACATTATGAGATGGGGGAGGAGATGCTGAGCTCTTTTCCCAAATCCAAAAGCTTCACAAGCATGCCATTCTAAAAATAGTAAATGGCCAAACTCTGCAAGTGTGAGCTAAATTCCAATAATTTCCATCCAATACTGAAACATGActgtttcatttccttttaGCCTGAAAATCTCTTGTTGGCCAGCAAGCAGAAGGGGGCAGCCGTCAAGCTTGCTGATTTCGGATTGGCCATTGAAGTCCAGGGTGACCAGCAAGCATGGTTTGGTAAGTTGCAGAATGTTGCCAATGAAAGGAGACACTGCAGACAAGACCTCCTAACTGAGTTTGGCACTTTGGTCTTGACATGAAGGGCTCTCTCACTCTCTGACGTTCCAGGTTTCGCTGGCACTCCGGGGTATTTGTCTCCAGAGGTGTTGAAGAAGGAGCCTTATGGCAAGGCAGTCGACATTTGGGCTTGCGGTGTCATTCTATACATCCTTTTGGTCGGCTATCCCCCATTTTGGGATGAGGATCAGCACCGGCTTTATGCGCAAATCAAAGCTGGTGCTTATGATGTAAGTACTACCCCGCGCTTCAACCAACTTGTTAACGGAAAAGTGACAGGTCTTGATGACAACCTCAAGTGCCCAGAAACCAGGTTTTTTTAGCGTCTTATCATTTTGATTGCAGTACCCGTCTCCTGAGTGGGACACGGTTACTCCGGAGGCCAAGAACCTGATCAACCAAATGTTGACCGTGAATCCCCAGAAGAGGATCAAGTCCGAGGAGGCATTGAAGCACCCATGGATCTGCGTAAGTTATCTCACAAGGAGTATTACCATCGGAAAAAAGGACTATCATCGTAATTATGCTTTTGTGATTGCAGAACCGAGATCGGGTTGCCTCTGTGGTACACCGTCAAGAGACGGTGGATTGCTTGAAGAAGTTCAATGCCCGTCGCAAGCTCAAGGGAGCTATCTTGACCACCATGTTGGTCTCCAGGAACTTTTCCAGTAAGGGCGCCTTTCTCTTCGAAATGACTTATTGACTATTATACCTCTGAGAATCGGTGATTCTAGCAAATGACTGGCGTTGACCACAACCCAATCGTGTTTTACATGGTTTCCAAACCTTTTTAGGCTCGTTCGGACATATCTCTTTGGGTTCAGGCGGCTCCAAAGGTTCTTTTGGATCTACTGGTGACTAAGTTATGATCGAAAAGGCACCTTTGTAGTATGAAAGAAACATGATACCGTAGCTGTAATCACCCAAAAGTTTGACACATGTAACCTTAAGGGCGTCTAATGACTAGGTTTTTGTGGGAACCAATTAAAGTTGCGcaccctctctccctctaTTTCCCTCTTTTACCCTCTTCTAAACCTAGGCAATAAGACTGGCCACAATGCAAACTTATTTAGAGTATCAGAGATATCAAGGAGTACTCAGGCAGTAAAGGCATAAAGTAACACCCGTTAGTCATATCATGTGAACTGATAACACTCAAACTGTTTTTCAGCTCGCTCCATTGCCAGCAAGGGCAAATCAGATGGTTCTCAAGTCAAGGAGTCTACGGATAGCTCCACCACATTGGAAGATGACGACTCAAAAGGTAGGGTTGCTTATTTGATAAGTAGGGAAGACAAGTCAATGATTTTATCCTTGATAGAAGAGGTATTTTTTGGGTGGATTAAAGGTGTTTTTAAAATGATATCAATCCCTTTCCCCGTTATAGATGATAAGAAAGGTGTTGATCGCTCGTCCACTGTCATAGCACGAGATGGTACTGAAGGTAAAGCACAAAAGTTTCTTGTCGGGGATTGCATTCGGCGTTTAGACCATGGCAGTGGTGAATGACACTCCCAAACTCATCCCTAGGGTTTCTTTGTTAGATTGTTCTAAATCTAGATggttttgtttccatttcgaGGAACTATCGATTCAAACGTCACGAAACTTCGACAAAGCAGTATCCTTCGAACCAAATGGTTATTTTCTGCAAAGCGTAGCTTCACACCGACTAGTCGACttgttttatgttttttcGCACTATAGTTTGGATTCAATAGGGATGAGTGGGGGATTTACTGTACTGTACTTGTAGACATAGAGTTGCCACTAGACAGAATTTGTTGCATCTCTTGTACAATAACCCTGCATCTTCGCTCTTTGCCAATCCAGATCAGTCTGACCGCTTCGGGGGTATCATTTTTCACGCCACTCCTAGGTCACTCTGAGCTTCTTCCTTGAATACATATTCATCCTGAGATACGAAGGCGTTGGCTGCTCTTGATGAttgcttgaaatattgacaatcGACCTTTTCCAAAACGCTTTTGACCCCTTCATCTTGTGTAGATCCATAACACCCTTTCCGGACTGAATCTCTCCCTTTGATGTCGGAACTAAATTACCCTTTTCGGTGGTTGCATGTATTCATATTTTAAAACGTAATTAGGGGCTTGGACGAATGGAACTTGACGAGTAGGTCTCCATCAAATCGGGAAGCTCAGCAATGAGAAAGTTTCGTCAGATATGAAGGACACCGTGGGCTAGCCTCATGCTCTACAAGGTGTTCAAATTTTCCTGAGATATAGGACAGCCTAGTCAGGAGGCGAGACAATGCCCTTGAACATCCAGTGCCCTCTCTGTATCTCTGTTCTTAGGGTCTGcccatcaatttgaaaaaatgttgttgaaGGTGAAGGTCTTGAAtgcacaaaagaaaaatcagttCCTAAGGCATTCCAGGTGGGGTGAGACGGGCATTCCTTCAAAAAATCGTGTGGGAAGAGCAAGAAGGATTGCTATCAAatatcatcatcttcattttacCTCAACTTTGTCTGCGTAGAGTGCCGTAGTGACACCGCGATAGAAAGTAGACGTAGAGAAGTAGCATTTTTGGTGGTGCGACGTCAGGGAATGATCAGAAAATGGCGGCTGCATCCCAAGTGAAAGCTGGACCTAATGTGTATAATTCAATGCGCGAAATAGTGGGCCTCAGTGGGAAATTAGGTAAGCGTCGCTCTCCTTCAGTTATCAGTTCATTCAGCTTACCaataaatcaaagccaaaaacaCATGGACAATGGTAAAACGTGAACTTACTACCTTATTTTCTCTTGATTCATTTTAGAGGAAATCTTGGAAGAGGAGATTGATCTCAAACCCAAAAGTAAAGAAGGAAATCGTTTTAATACCCTAACTCAGTATGGCACCTAGAGCCTAGGAGACACTTTATCTGATTAGTAACTAATCTATGCACAAGGGGCGCTAGTTGtattgttgttctttttgtaTCTTCCCTCCCAGATCACAGTACGCCGGCTCAGAAGGAACAAAGTGCTCAAATAACTCAAAATGTACCCTCACCTGCCACCAGTGGGCTCATGTCCAAGGCTTTAGCCGGATTTGGCACTGCTGTAAACAAGCCCAAGCAGGCTAACCCACTTGGAGCTGCAGTGCTGGCAGCTGCAgctcaacagcaacaacagcaacagtcATCACAACCACAACAGCTTGGACAAGAGACCAAGGCAGCAGGTGGCATTGCTAACCAGATTGCAAGCAGGCCGTCACCCATAGCTCAAAATAACACAAGTAATCCTTTTATTCAGCGTTGCCAATGAGTGAGACCATTTCTTGTTTTCTCCCATGTCCATAGAGGCGTTACATTTAGAGGCGTTCTTAACACATTTACATTGATAAACACGACCCCGACTGGAACTTGTTCATATATTTGCTAATTATTTCCAGCACGTGGTTTATAACACGTGTTGAGAGTCTGTATCTTTGGGTCATAAAAGGTTTGTTGTCTGAATGAACACAAATCCCTGGTTGAACGATTTTCCGGTATTGTACATAATTCATACCATTGATGTCCTACATATACAGTTGTAGACTATCCCACACATTTATGGCCAAAAAGAGACACCTTACACAAAAAGGCGCTTTATTTAAAAATCTTGCTTTTTCACTCTCAGACAGATAGTTGATGTTTTCAAAGTGGTTTGAAATAAGGTCAAACTAGATTCCCCACTATTCACTTGATCACTTTGGACCAAAACTGCTCCACACTCCTCTTATctatttcaaacaaaatattggACCTTAGTCCATACCAGTAGGAAAggattcaaaattcagctcTCTTCGTGTACCTATTCTGATTTTTAGGGGCTTAAGGTCTTCTAGATAAAACTACACAATCCCTGGCGTTTTACTAACCTCACCACCAAAGTGGCACAAGTCCGTTACAATGCCATTTGACAACATACCTTGTGGCTTGACCCTCTCCTGTTTCGTGTTTCGTAGCATATGAATGTTGCTAGAAGTCACTCACAATGGACGGATGTTTCATCTTTTCATGAGAGATATCCCAGTTCATCATTAACATTAGAGCATTGTGATCTCACTCAAATTCTCTAACCATGTGGTCTCTCACTTATTCGCAAGGTCGTGAGGAAGATAGATGCAGCACTACAGACTATGTTGTTCCGGCTGCTCCACTCCTCTAAAATGGCCTTTGACTAGGTTTGGAGAGTTTGGACACATCGGATATTAGTTCCATGAGCGGAACTTCAATCCAAGCTCAACTGAACCTAGTCAAGTGTGTATTTGGTTCGAGTTTTCGTGACAAGAGCAGCAGTTTGTGGCATCTGTCGACCTCGCGTCCTTGTGAATGTCCGCCTCTTATTTGACGCCCTGTATCTTTTTATGTTTTGCAGACGCCAAGATGAACCACGTTAGAAGTAGTACAGTGCAATTGAGGAACTCTGGTAGTCAAAGCGATCCAGTTTCCTTAGGTAAGACATGCACATCTATGCACCATCTTCTACGAAAAAGCATCACAAGCAAAAATAACAAACATTTAATTCTCCCTCCTTCAACTTGTCATTCGACGCCGAAGGAGAATAAAGATCTTTCTGAGTTTGTAGTTAACCTATGAGTTTTATTTTAGCTCGAAAGCAAGAAGTTGTCCGCTGCACTGAGCTCATCCTTGACGCAATCAGCTCGGGAGACTTTGAATCCTACTCGTATGTATATCTAATTCCTTCTACTCACAACCTTTGGCATTGTTCATTTCCGTGTCCGTGTCGCCGTTTTGGAACGAAATCTCATTATAGCTCATTTGCCTCCTCTAAATCTGCACATGGCACCCAAAAACTTTGAACTAAGCATTGGACAATAGTGTTAGTCTTATGAAGTATATCTAATATATGGTACTATAAATATATACTTTCAGCCGACTCTGTGACCCGAACATAACAGCCTTTGAGCCTGAGACTCTCGGACATCTTGTCGAGGGATTAGAGTTTCATAAATTCTACTTTGATAATCATGGTAAGGAAGGAATGGAGCTTATAATCGCATTGGAAGCAACCCTAATTTTCGAGACTCTTTTTTCAGTGTTAGCAAAAGCCAATCGCACCCACCAAAATGTCAGCATAGTGAATCCGCACGTTCATTTGCTTGGAGATGATGCCGCCTCTGTGGCCTACGTCAAAGTTCTACAATATATCGAcaagtaagattttttttcataactaGAACGTCTTTTTGAAACGGTGTATTTTGGTGCCTGGAGTATTTACTTTCTTTTTGGTTGATAGTTCAACGAAACTTTCAAGAAAGTTATTTAGAAAAGCCAATCTGTTGTTGGTTCCTGCAGCTTTCTGATCTCGACTCTTGATGGATAACTTCAAGGATCTATGctaaaagtattttgaaattagaaaaGTCCACAAATTTAGCCGTTGGAGCAGTTTCGACCAAGTTCCGTCACGCTGAGTTCACGTTGTGGTCTTCAAAACTATCTTTTTTAACATGAACTGAAATTAATCGGGAGTGTTTAAACAAAACACATTCGTAATCTAGAATTTTTCTTGTGGACAGAATCTATCAATTTAATCGAACCAAGCGGATGCGAATTTTGGAAGGATTGCCTTATTCGTTCAATGAAAATCTAGAATAGCAAATAAATCAACTgcttttgtttgaattgcCTTAAGCTCCTTGCCAAATCAGATTAACATCCGAGGCTAAAAGTTCCCCGTTAAAAGTAAAAAGATTAGCCCTGAACATCGGCCCATCAATGGATCATATCGTTGAGACCTGAAATTAAATCTGAAACCATGCCAAGATTCTTTTCCGTTTATTTCTGGGTCACTCTTAAAGTTGCATAGACCTTCATACAACTGATGGGACGagttaagcttttgaagcgtcAGAAACAAAGCACTGAATTACAAAGTGGTGTCATCTGACCCACACGCCACCTATTAGCTCTGCCCCAGAAAACATGATCTACGATAACAAGAACCGAGGAATGGTCAACTACAATCAAACAAAGCGATAAATTTTTAAGTTGGAAATATATCTTTTTAAATTAGATGAAGGTTTGAGCTGCGTCCGccatattttgtcaaaattagatattttttgtgatttgtaGCTTTAAAATAGaacatttgcatcaaaatatACTTCTTAATAGCAATGTTACACATTTTGTGGCCTTGAATAACATAACAAGAGCAAAATTAATCATCTCAGGCCTTAGTATTTTCGATTTCCTTCGcgataatttgttttgttcatGTCCTCTGAGGATTTCATGTTTTGATTGGTACTAATGTGTAGTAAAAGGCAAACTTCACCCTTTTCTCTTAAATTTACCCGATTTTCTTGCAATCTTCCGCATTTGTTAGTACTGACCAGACAAAGATTTGACTTCATTTGTCCAAGATGGCAAATTTCAGGACGcttgaaatcaagaaaaagatttGATGTTTTAAGATAAAGATTTTCCTTAATCTCTGGCTGACTTGTCTCTTGTTTCATCGTTAAAAACATTTTAGTCACTCAGAGCTTTGCTTCAGCTGTAGACTCCGGCTTCCAAAGCCTGCCCAATCATCAAATTGGTCACCTTGATTAAGCAAGCTGAGAATTCCCGCGACGAGTTGCCTCAAATGTAATTGCATTTATTCATTCCAGGACGGGCATTCCTCACACACAACAATCTGAAGAGACGAGAGTTTGGCACCGCCGAGATGGCCGTTGGTTAAATGTCCATTTCCACCGATCCAGCGCAGCGACCCCTTATACAATGGCACAGTGAGTCTTGGACAATTGGTCACCCCTCGGCCATAATCCGCCTCGGCAG
This Tigriopus californicus strain San Diego chromosome 12, Tcal_SD_v2.1, whole genome shotgun sequence DNA region includes the following protein-coding sequences:
- the LOC131892268 gene encoding calcium/calmodulin-dependent protein kinase type II alpha chain-like isoform X4, whose amino-acid sequence is MAQNPSTKFTDNYELKEELGKGAFSVVRRCVQKATGLEFASKIINTKKLSARDFQKLEREARICRKLQHPNIGKNFIYHPNQSRALVRLHDSIQEENFHYLVFDLVTGGELFEDIVAREFYSEADASHCIQQILESVNHCHQNGVVHRDLKPENLLLASKQKGAAVKLADFGLAIEVQGDQQAWFGFAGTPGYLSPEVLKKEPYGKAVDIWACGVILYILLVGYPPFWDEDQHRLYAQIKAGAYDYPSPEWDTVTPEAKNLINQMLTVNPQKRIKSEEALKHPWICNRDRVASVVHRQETVDCLKKFNARRKLKGAILTTMLVSRNFSTRSIASKGKSDGSQVKESTDSSTTLEDDDSKDHSTPAQKEQSAQITQNVPSPATSGLMSKALAGFGTAVNKPKQANPLGAAVLAAAAQQQQQQQSSQPQQLGQETKAAGGIANQIASRPSPIAQNNTNAKMNHVRSSTVQLRNSGSQSDPVSLARKQEVVRCTELILDAISSGDFESYSRLCDPNITAFEPETLGHLVEGLEFHKFYFDNHVLAKANRTHQNVSIVNPHVHLLGDDAASVAYVKVLQYIDKTGIPHTQQSEETRVWHRRDGRWLNVHFHRSSAATPYTMAQ
- the LOC131892268 gene encoding calcium/calmodulin-dependent protein kinase type II delta chain-like isoform X3, yielding MAQNPSTKFTDNYELKEELGKGAFSVVRRCVQKATGLEFASKIINTKKLSARDFQKLEREARICRKLQHPNIVRLHDSIQEENFHYLVFDLVTGGELFEDIVAREFYSEADASHCIQQILESVNHCHQNGVVHRDLKPENLLLASKQKGAAVKLADFGLAIEVQGDQQAWFGFAGTPGYLSPEVLKKEPYGKAVDIWACGVILYILLVGYPPFWDEDQHRLYAQIKAGAYDYPSPEWDTVTPEAKNLINQMLTVNPQKRIKSEEALKHPWICNRDRVASVVHRQETVDCLKKFNARRKLKGAILTTMLVSRNFSTRSIASKGKSDGSQVKESTDSSTTLEDDDSKDDKKGVDRSSTVIARDGTEEEILEEEIDLKPKNHSTPAQKEQSAQITQNVPSPATSGLMSKALAGFGTAVNKPKQANPLGAAVLAAAAQQQQQQQSSQPQQLGQETKAAGGIANQIASRPSPIAQNNTNAKMNHVRSSTVQLRNSGSQSDPVSLARKQEVVRCTELILDAISSGDFESYSRLCDPNITAFEPETLGHLVEGLEFHKFYFDNHVLAKANRTHQNVSIVNPHVHLLGDDAASVAYVKVLQYIDKTGIPHTQQSEETRVWHRRDGRWLNVHFHRSSAATPYTMAQ
- the LOC131892268 gene encoding calcium/calmodulin-dependent protein kinase type II alpha chain-like isoform X5; translation: MAQNPSTKFTDNYELKEELGKGAFSVVRRCVQKATGLEFASKIINTKKLSARDFQKLEREARICRKLQHPNIGKNFIYHPNQSRALVRLHDSIQEENFHYLVFDLVTGGELFEDIVAREFYSEADASHCIQQILESVNHCHQNGVVHRDLKPENLLLASKQKGAAVKLADFGLAIEVQGDQQAWFGFAGTPGYLSPEVLKKEPYGKAVDIWACGVILYILLVGYPPFWDEDQHRLYAQIKAGAYDYPSPEWDTVTPEAKNLINQMLTVNPQKRIKSEEALKHPWICNRDRVASVVHRQETVDCLKKFNARRKLKGAILTTMLVSRNFSTRSIASKGKSDGSQVKESTDSSTTLEDDDSKDDKKGVDRSSTVIARDGTEEEILEEEIDLKPKNAKMNHVRSSTVQLRNSGSQSDPVSLARKQEVVRCTELILDAISSGDFESYSRLCDPNITAFEPETLGHLVEGLEFHKFYFDNHVLAKANRTHQNVSIVNPHVHLLGDDAASVAYVKVLQYIDKTGIPHTQQSEETRVWHRRDGRWLNVHFHRSSAATPYTMAQ